The following proteins are co-located in the Proteiniborus ethanoligenes genome:
- a CDS encoding cupin domain-containing protein: MYYLHKMYQCPYYVNMPMYNSSLWDEFPNQHLPYNKQPCTGIPIILKDYGPEPFVINIEEATKQNNNFRIALWTGCHLQLTLMSINVGEDIGLEIHPNLDQFVRIEEGQGLVKMGDRKDRLDFQRKVSDDYAFIIPAGKWHNLINTGNKPLKLYSIYAPPQHPFGTVHETKKDAEEHHGH; this comes from the coding sequence ATGTATTACCTTCATAAAATGTATCAATGTCCTTACTATGTTAACATGCCAATGTATAACTCAAGTTTATGGGATGAGTTTCCTAATCAACATCTTCCCTATAATAAGCAACCCTGTACTGGTATCCCGATTATATTAAAGGATTATGGACCAGAACCATTTGTAATTAACATTGAAGAGGCTACTAAGCAAAACAATAATTTCCGTATTGCTTTATGGACAGGATGCCATCTGCAGCTTACTTTGATGAGCATCAATGTTGGCGAAGACATAGGTCTGGAAATCCATCCGAACCTTGATCAATTTGTACGTATTGAAGAAGGTCAAGGTCTTGTTAAAATGGGTGATAGAAAAGATAGATTGGACTTTCAAAGAAAAGTATCTGATGACTATGCATTCATCATACCTGCTGGTAAATGGCACAACTTAATCAATACAGGTAATAAACCGCTTAAATTATACTCTATCTATGCACCACCTCAGCACCCATTTGGTACAGTTCACGAAACAAAAAAAGATGCTGAAGAGCACCACGGACACTAA